In Streptomyces sp. NBC_01707, a genomic segment contains:
- a CDS encoding SCO5717 family growth-regulating ATPase encodes MNGDRDEIREGWSRPVDESSDAEPAEMTGEFTIDYTPPAWYTQNASGDSSGGAGSHLAPPPPPNGAPVSVPGLPAGGGFEPTWAPAPPAPAPPVAPVEPTPPAAAAGPSSSPAPGAGAGEASGTPAPFGGGDLESGATMRFSPAALKREIAEREAAAAEAADAAVAATAAATTAPPADGAGAGDRGGDGGAADAGATAGSDSVQPADVATDDGNGDAGPVTDAVRDSVTDEVPADVPADADKPVGPAPSDAISDAVPQNAPPAAAPPTPWTPAPPAQGGLPPLPPAFQPAAPQPDAPQPAPQWPATPAQTNQAPGGYGFPNPAQAPYAPQPPQTPQLPAQRNAPAPQGGYGFPPQPQAPAQGVPLPPQVPQHPAPPAPPAQGAYGFPQPPQAPQSPQWPAQQSAPPPPQGHQPPAQSAPNLPAQVAPQPPAHRQQPQQHPQQQPPQGPPVDPRTGAAWPTPVTHDQRERSVPGAPLGYTAAVELSSDRLVRGKQKAKSSRAPSAAARFKLGSKKEEAERQRKLDLIRTPVLSCYRIAVISLKGGVGKTTTTTALGATLATERQDKILAIDANPDAGTLGRRVRRETGATIRDLVQAIPYLNSYMDIRRFTSQAPSGLEIIANDVDPAVSTTFNDEDYRRAIDVLGKQYPIILTDSGTGLLYSAMRGVLDLADQLIIISTPSVDGASSASTTLDWLSAHGYAELVQRSITVISGVRETGKMIKVDDIVQHFETRCRGVIVVPFDEHLSAGAEVDLDMMRPKTREAYFNLSAMVAEDFPRAQQQQGLWTSDGNNPPPQYAPPMPGHQMPGQQPYAPQQTGQPYPPQQPQQPYPPHQPYGGQQPYPPHPGPGAQQNGWQQSLPSQAQSPASPAGPPAPQQHGGQPGLPAQQDHPELQGPVPPAGWQQHPPQPPSAPQQ; translated from the coding sequence GTGAACGGCGATCGGGACGAAATCCGAGAGGGCTGGAGCAGGCCCGTCGACGAGTCGTCCGACGCGGAGCCCGCCGAGATGACGGGTGAGTTCACCATCGACTACACCCCGCCCGCCTGGTACACGCAGAACGCGTCCGGGGACTCGTCGGGCGGGGCCGGATCGCACCTGGCGCCGCCTCCGCCGCCCAACGGGGCGCCGGTGTCCGTGCCCGGGTTGCCGGCCGGGGGCGGCTTCGAGCCCACCTGGGCTCCGGCACCGCCCGCGCCCGCACCGCCGGTGGCGCCGGTCGAGCCGACGCCCCCTGCCGCTGCCGCTGGTCCCTCTTCCTCGCCCGCGCCCGGGGCAGGGGCGGGGGAGGCGAGTGGTACGCCGGCTCCTTTCGGAGGCGGCGACCTGGAGAGCGGCGCGACCATGCGGTTCTCGCCGGCCGCGCTGAAGCGGGAGATCGCGGAGCGGGAGGCTGCGGCCGCGGAGGCCGCGGACGCCGCTGTGGCCGCGACTGCGGCCGCGACAACCGCCCCGCCGGCAGACGGGGCCGGCGCCGGTGACCGCGGCGGGGACGGCGGCGCTGCCGATGCGGGCGCTACCGCCGGATCCGACTCCGTACAGCCTGCGGACGTGGCGACCGACGACGGCAACGGCGATGCGGGACCGGTGACCGACGCGGTCAGGGACTCCGTCACCGACGAGGTTCCGGCCGACGTTCCTGCCGACGCGGACAAGCCTGTCGGCCCCGCGCCCTCGGACGCCATTTCGGATGCGGTGCCGCAGAACGCCCCGCCGGCCGCCGCGCCGCCGACGCCTTGGACCCCGGCACCGCCCGCGCAGGGCGGTCTGCCGCCGCTGCCGCCCGCCTTCCAGCCGGCCGCGCCGCAGCCCGACGCGCCCCAGCCGGCGCCGCAGTGGCCGGCCACGCCCGCCCAGACGAACCAGGCGCCGGGCGGTTACGGGTTCCCGAACCCCGCGCAGGCGCCGTACGCGCCTCAGCCACCGCAAACGCCGCAGCTGCCCGCCCAGCGGAACGCCCCGGCGCCGCAGGGCGGTTACGGATTCCCTCCGCAGCCGCAGGCGCCCGCCCAGGGAGTGCCGCTGCCGCCGCAGGTTCCGCAGCACCCCGCTCCTCCTGCGCCGCCGGCGCAGGGCGCATACGGGTTCCCGCAACCGCCTCAGGCGCCTCAGTCACCGCAGTGGCCCGCACAGCAGAGCGCCCCGCCGCCGCCCCAGGGCCACCAGCCGCCGGCCCAGAGCGCGCCCAATCTGCCCGCACAGGTCGCGCCCCAGCCGCCCGCCCACCGGCAACAGCCCCAGCAGCACCCGCAACAGCAGCCGCCGCAGGGCCCGCCCGTCGACCCGCGCACGGGCGCGGCCTGGCCCACCCCGGTCACCCATGATCAGCGCGAGCGTTCCGTGCCGGGCGCGCCCCTCGGTTACACGGCGGCCGTGGAGCTGTCCTCCGACCGCCTGGTCCGGGGCAAGCAGAAGGCCAAGAGCAGCCGTGCGCCGTCCGCCGCGGCCCGCTTCAAGCTGGGCAGCAAGAAGGAGGAAGCCGAGCGGCAGCGCAAGCTCGACCTGATCCGTACGCCCGTGCTGTCGTGCTACCGCATCGCGGTCATCAGCCTCAAGGGCGGCGTCGGCAAGACCACGACGACCACCGCGCTCGGCGCGACCCTGGCCACCGAGCGCCAGGACAAGATCCTCGCCATCGACGCCAACCCGGACGCCGGGACGCTAGGCCGCCGCGTACGTCGCGAGACCGGGGCCACGATCCGCGACCTGGTCCAGGCGATCCCGTACCTCAACTCGTACATGGACATCCGCCGCTTCACCTCACAGGCGCCCTCCGGTCTGGAGATCATCGCCAACGACGTGGACCCGGCGGTCTCGACGACCTTCAACGACGAGGACTACCGGCGCGCGATCGATGTCCTCGGCAAGCAGTACCCGATCATCCTCACCGACTCGGGTACCGGTCTGCTCTACAGCGCGATGCGCGGAGTGCTGGACCTCGCCGACCAGTTGATCATCATCTCGACGCCGTCGGTCGACGGCGCCTCCAGCGCCTCCACGACGCTGGACTGGCTGTCGGCGCACGGGTACGCGGAATTGGTGCAGCGCTCGATCACCGTCATCTCCGGCGTCCGCGAGACCGGAAAGATGATCAAGGTCGATGACATCGTGCAGCACTTCGAGACGCGCTGCCGGGGTGTGATCGTCGTACCGTTCGACGAGCATCTGTCGGCCGGCGCCGAGGTCGACCTGGACATGATGCGCCCGAAGACCCGTGAGGCGTACTTCAACCTCTCCGCGATGGTCGCCGAGGACTTCCCGCGCGCCCAGCAGCAGCAGGGTCTGTGGACGTCGGACGGCAACAACCCGCCGCCGCAGTACGCCCCGCCGATGCCCGGGCATCAGATGCCCGGTCAGCAGCCGTACGCACCACAGCAGACGGGCCAGCCGTATCCGCCTCAGCAGCCC